One Microbacterium keratanolyticum DNA window includes the following coding sequences:
- a CDS encoding alkaline phosphatase family protein, translating to MSFMLPAEPPSARQISGVAADLRGAIAGLPSALPRVRSTVLIVIDGLGMLQLRAHAGHARRLTAGMGKKDVAYSVFPSTTASALTTLLTGVEPGEHGLVGYRVLDRERDRLVNMLSGWESDKLDARVWQPVPTVFETAAEAGHPVFAVGLPVYATTGFTQATLRGATFFGQWNTRDRVAQAYQLAAEHEGALVYCYLPEVDKAGHRHGVDSTEWLHALEDLDSAFAQAVPPGVGVLVTADHGMIDVPRHRHLVIDQGDRMLDGVRHFGGEPRMLHVYLEPDASVEAVRDAWRVGTEKIADVLTGDEAVAAGLFGTVLAPGVRERIGDLVIPARGIWALYDGTAEDQRAQTMVGQHGSLTPEERQVPYLRFGAFAQ from the coding sequence ATGTCTTTCATGCTACCGGCCGAGCCCCCCTCTGCCCGGCAAATCTCCGGGGTGGCGGCCGACCTGCGCGGTGCGATCGCCGGTCTGCCCAGCGCTCTGCCGCGCGTGCGTTCGACGGTTCTCATCGTCATCGATGGGCTGGGAATGCTGCAGTTGCGCGCCCACGCCGGTCATGCGCGACGTCTCACGGCGGGCATGGGGAAGAAGGACGTCGCGTACTCCGTCTTCCCTTCCACGACGGCCTCCGCCCTCACGACGCTGCTCACCGGGGTCGAGCCCGGTGAGCACGGGCTCGTCGGCTATCGCGTGCTGGACCGCGAGAGGGACCGCCTCGTCAACATGCTCAGCGGCTGGGAGAGCGACAAGCTCGATGCGCGCGTCTGGCAGCCGGTTCCGACCGTTTTCGAGACAGCGGCAGAGGCCGGGCATCCGGTGTTCGCCGTGGGTCTGCCTGTCTACGCCACCACGGGATTCACCCAGGCCACGCTCCGGGGCGCGACCTTCTTCGGGCAGTGGAACACACGCGACCGCGTCGCCCAGGCGTACCAGCTGGCTGCCGAGCATGAGGGCGCGCTCGTCTACTGCTATCTGCCGGAGGTCGACAAAGCCGGACACAGGCATGGCGTCGACTCCACCGAGTGGCTGCATGCACTGGAAGACCTCGATTCGGCCTTCGCCCAGGCGGTGCCTCCCGGCGTGGGCGTGCTCGTCACCGCCGACCACGGGATGATCGATGTGCCGCGGCATCGCCATCTCGTCATCGACCAGGGTGACCGGATGCTCGACGGCGTGCGGCACTTCGGGGGAGAGCCACGCATGCTGCACGTCTACCTGGAGCCGGATGCGTCCGTTGAGGCCGTGCGCGATGCCTGGCGCGTGGGTACGGAGAAGATCGCCGACGTGCTGACGGGCGACGAGGCCGTCGCTGCGGGTCTGTTCGGGACGGTGCTTGCGCCGGGAGTGCGAGAGCGGATCGGGGATCTCGTGATCCCGGCACGCGGCATCTGGGCGCTCTATGACGGCACCGCAGAGGATCAGCGAGCGCAGACCATGGTCGGACAGCACGGCTCTCTCACTCCCGAAGAGCGTCAGGTGCCGTACCTGCGCTTCGGGGCGTTCGCGCAGTAG
- a CDS encoding DUF3093 domain-containing protein, whose protein sequence is MQNAAPDTRPIYRERLAPSLWVFLAAAVGGPMIALTFTPLNSTLALILGALGTAAILGLLILLSPQVRVEGRMLYAGRARIDAQWLGEPEAFTGEDARAARGPKLPARGWHLIRGGINGVLVVPITDPDDPAPSWTISTRTPDRLAAAIRLARENAVTPAS, encoded by the coding sequence ATGCAGAACGCCGCCCCCGACACGCGCCCGATCTATCGAGAGCGCCTCGCACCCAGCCTCTGGGTGTTCCTTGCCGCCGCCGTCGGCGGCCCGATGATCGCCCTGACGTTCACCCCGCTGAACTCCACGCTGGCTCTGATCCTGGGCGCGTTGGGCACGGCCGCGATCCTGGGCCTGCTCATCCTGCTGTCCCCGCAGGTGCGGGTGGAAGGGCGGATGTTGTATGCCGGCCGTGCGCGCATCGATGCGCAGTGGCTCGGCGAACCCGAAGCGTTCACGGGTGAAGACGCACGCGCCGCACGCGGCCCGAAGCTGCCCGCCCGCGGGTGGCACCTGATCCGGGGCGGAATCAACGGTGTGCTCGTCGTCCCGATCACCGATCCCGACGATCCGGCGCCCTCGTGGACGATCTCCACCCGCACCCCCGACCGGCTCGCCGCAGCGATCCGTCTCGCGCGCGAGAACGCGGTCACGCCGGCCAGCTGA
- a CDS encoding DUF4193 domain-containing protein, with amino-acid sequence MATDYDAPRKSEDDSESIEALKERVPDKLSGSVDVEDSDNPSGFELPGADLSDLELDVVVLPPQDDEFTCMSCFLVKHRSQLDHEEASGAICKECAA; translated from the coding sequence ATGGCAACCGATTACGACGCACCCCGCAAGAGCGAAGACGACAGCGAGTCGATCGAGGCACTGAAGGAGCGCGTCCCCGACAAGCTGTCGGGATCCGTCGACGTCGAAGACTCTGACAACCCCTCCGGTTTCGAGCTCCCCGGCGCTGACCTTTCCGACCTCGAACTCGATGTCGTTGTGCTGCCCCCGCAGGACGACGAGTTCACCTGCATGAGCTGCTTCCTCGTGAAGCACCGCTCGCAGCTCGACCACGAAGAGGCATCCGGCGCGATCTGCAAGGAATGCGCAGCCTGA
- a CDS encoding GNAT family N-acetyltransferase, translated as MLIDSAPLLRAAVPEDVHAVVALKREVLHADLDRLGIWDEDRSRERVEHYFAPERTRMIVLEDRVVGTVSVRPAPDGTWLEMFYLRADVQGRGIGTRVLQALLAETPGIWRLQVLCGSPARSLYERHGFVAVEDDGIDVWMVRTG; from the coding sequence ATGCTCATCGACTCCGCGCCTCTGCTGCGCGCGGCGGTCCCGGAGGACGTGCACGCCGTCGTCGCGCTCAAACGCGAGGTGCTACACGCTGACCTGGATCGGCTCGGCATCTGGGATGAAGATCGCTCGCGCGAGCGTGTCGAGCACTACTTCGCGCCCGAGCGCACGCGGATGATCGTTCTCGAAGACCGCGTCGTCGGCACCGTCAGCGTTCGTCCCGCTCCGGACGGCACCTGGTTGGAGATGTTCTATCTGCGCGCCGATGTCCAAGGCCGCGGCATCGGAACCCGGGTGCTTCAGGCGCTGCTCGCGGAGACGCCCGGTATCTGGCGGCTCCAGGTGCTCTGCGGCTCGCCCGCGCGCTCACTCTACGAACGCCACGGTTTCGTCGCTGTCGAGGATGACGGGATCGACGTGTGGATGGTGCGCACCGGCTGA
- a CDS encoding DUF3159 domain-containing protein, which yields MSTAPQEPAHEPDETTQDAPSTSAVLGAALGSAAQRLGIDPAAQESTGHVVWKAMGGWRGVLESVLPSLAFVVLYTIVPEPLWLSLGVSVGIAALFSLVRILQKSPPSAALGGLVAAGGAAALALWTGRGQETFVPGFFTNSIYGAALLISALVGWSLIGLAVGFLMQEGTAWRADRRKRRAFFWLTIAWASLFFLRLGVQLPLYFAGDVTTLGTLKIAMGLPLFAPMVAVTWLVVRALYPRHAPAQESSS from the coding sequence GTGAGCACCGCGCCCCAGGAGCCGGCGCACGAGCCGGACGAGACCACGCAGGACGCACCCTCGACGAGTGCCGTGCTGGGCGCGGCGCTCGGCAGCGCTGCGCAGCGTCTCGGCATCGACCCGGCGGCGCAGGAGAGCACGGGGCACGTCGTCTGGAAGGCGATGGGTGGATGGCGCGGCGTGCTGGAGTCGGTACTCCCCAGCCTGGCTTTCGTCGTGCTGTACACGATCGTCCCCGAGCCGCTGTGGCTCTCGCTCGGTGTCTCGGTGGGCATCGCCGCGCTCTTCTCGCTCGTGCGCATCCTGCAGAAGTCTCCGCCCTCCGCGGCCCTCGGCGGGCTGGTCGCCGCGGGCGGCGCCGCCGCTCTCGCGCTGTGGACCGGACGCGGGCAGGAGACCTTCGTCCCTGGCTTCTTCACGAACTCGATCTACGGCGCAGCGCTTCTGATCTCCGCCCTCGTCGGCTGGTCGCTCATCGGGCTCGCGGTGGGCTTCCTGATGCAGGAGGGCACCGCGTGGCGCGCGGATCGTCGCAAGCGGCGTGCGTTCTTCTGGCTCACGATCGCCTGGGCGTCGCTGTTCTTCCTGCGCCTCGGTGTCCAGCTTCCGCTGTACTTCGCCGGAGATGTGACGACGCTTGGAACTCTGAAGATCGCCATGGGCCTTCCGCTGTTCGCGCCCATGGTTGCGGTGACCTGGCTTGTGGTGCGTGCACTTTATCCACGCCACGCCCCGGCGCAGGAGTCTTCGTCCTGA
- the sepH gene encoding septation protein SepH, translating to MEHVTIVGTEDNLLVLATESGARFALPIDDVLRAEIRRASAPRTPAAPALAASPREIQTHIRAGLSAAEVSELLGVRLEDVTRFEGPVLAEREHIVDQALAVPVLIGSEVEPDAQPTFGVAIRAKLADLVATGERWASWKEQSGWIIKLEFTANDVDHDARWSFDPRRSALAPLNQDATQLSRQGALPEGLIPRLRALDKDRPASPYKDDTRFDSGAFGPRLVAAPPAEPEVEERPAPRSAPSVQEAATNRAPAASATNAETADLLEALRRRRGQREAAPTIKETPVPSEGNSPIALFDGFGSAPSENDPEALEEVEAPAEPAHRPVRPFEHKKPAPATASAPAPSESEGSARRKRRTEMPSWDEIVFGARTDD from the coding sequence ATGGAACACGTCACAATCGTCGGCACAGAGGACAACCTTCTCGTGCTCGCGACGGAGTCTGGTGCGCGCTTCGCGCTCCCCATCGACGACGTCCTGCGCGCTGAGATCCGCCGCGCGTCTGCTCCGCGTACTCCGGCCGCGCCCGCGCTCGCCGCAAGCCCGCGTGAAATCCAGACCCACATCCGTGCCGGCCTGTCTGCCGCGGAGGTCTCAGAGCTCCTCGGTGTGCGACTGGAAGACGTCACCCGCTTCGAAGGTCCGGTCCTCGCGGAGCGCGAGCACATCGTCGATCAGGCCCTGGCCGTGCCGGTGCTGATCGGCAGCGAGGTCGAGCCAGATGCACAGCCGACGTTCGGCGTCGCCATCCGCGCCAAGCTCGCCGACCTCGTCGCAACAGGTGAGCGCTGGGCAAGCTGGAAAGAGCAGTCCGGCTGGATCATCAAACTCGAGTTCACCGCGAACGACGTCGACCACGACGCCCGATGGAGCTTCGACCCGCGCCGGAGCGCCCTCGCCCCCCTGAACCAGGATGCGACGCAGCTCTCCCGCCAGGGCGCACTGCCCGAGGGGTTGATCCCCCGACTCCGCGCGCTCGACAAGGACCGGCCGGCATCGCCGTACAAGGACGACACGCGCTTCGACTCCGGAGCGTTCGGCCCGCGCCTGGTCGCCGCTCCCCCGGCTGAACCCGAGGTCGAGGAGCGACCCGCACCACGCTCGGCTCCGTCCGTGCAGGAGGCCGCGACGAACCGGGCTCCCGCCGCATCCGCGACGAACGCGGAGACCGCCGATCTCCTTGAGGCACTGCGTCGTCGTCGCGGTCAGCGGGAAGCCGCGCCCACGATCAAAGAGACTCCTGTGCCGAGCGAAGGAAACAGCCCGATCGCGCTCTTCGATGGTTTCGGGTCCGCCCCGTCGGAGAACGATCCCGAGGCGCTCGAAGAGGTTGAGGCTCCCGCCGAACCCGCCCACCGCCCGGTTCGCCCGTTCGAGCACAAGAAGCCCGCGCCAGCCACAGCATCCGCCCCGGCACCCTCTGAGTCAGAGGGTTCGGCACGCCGCAAGCGCCGCACAGAGATGCCGTCCTGGGACGAGATCGTCTTCGGCGCGCGCACCGACGACTGA
- a CDS encoding DUF3710 domain-containing protein, with translation MTDDLTSDGLADRATAGPFDEAEANPVRPYIDLGGIKILPREGLNLRLEVEEQTKRIVAVSLDYADSSLQVQPFAAPRSTGLWEETRAQIREQVTQQGGRVEEREGPLGPELLAEVPTVAGADGSATRLARFIGVDGPRWFLRGVIGGAAASDLDAAAQVEDLFRSIVVVRGGTPMPPRDLIPLRMPATPGSA, from the coding sequence ATGACTGACGATCTGACTTCGGATGGCCTGGCCGATCGCGCCACCGCAGGACCCTTCGACGAGGCCGAGGCCAATCCGGTCCGTCCCTACATCGACCTCGGTGGCATCAAGATCCTTCCGCGCGAGGGGCTGAACCTGCGTCTCGAGGTCGAGGAGCAGACCAAGCGCATCGTCGCGGTGAGCCTGGACTACGCGGACTCCTCGCTGCAGGTGCAGCCGTTCGCGGCACCGCGCTCCACAGGGCTGTGGGAGGAGACACGCGCGCAGATCCGTGAGCAGGTCACGCAGCAGGGCGGTCGCGTCGAGGAGCGTGAAGGCCCCCTCGGACCGGAGCTCCTGGCCGAGGTGCCCACGGTCGCAGGCGCTGACGGCTCCGCCACGCGTCTGGCGCGCTTCATCGGCGTCGACGGACCACGGTGGTTCCTGCGCGGCGTGATCGGGGGAGCAGCAGCATCCGATCTCGACGCCGCCGCACAGGTCGAAGACCTCTTCCGGTCCATCGTGGTCGTTCGCGGTGGCACTCCGATGCCGCCGCGCGACCTGATTCCGCTGCGAATGCCCGCGACGCCCGGCTCGGCGTGA
- a CDS encoding aconitate hydratase produces MSTVNSFGAKSTLKVGSTDYEIFRLDAVEGYDKLPFSLKVLLENLLRTEDGANVTKAQIEALGSWDAAAEPDTEIQFTPARVVMQDFTGVPCIVDLATMREAVTALGGDPKRINPLSPAEMVIDHSVIADLFGTENALERNVEIEYERNGERYQFLRWGQTAFDDFKVVPPGTGIVHQVNIEHLAKVIYDRTNGGVLQAYPDTCVGTDSHTTMVNGLGVLGWGVGGIEAEAAMLGQPVSMLIPRVVGFKLTGEIPAGVTATDVVLTITDMLRQHGVVGKFVEFYGAGVGSVPLANRATIGNMSPEFGSTAAMFPVDDVTLDYLRLTGRSEETVALVEAYAKTQSLWHDPSKEAVYSEYMELDLGTVVPSIAGPKRPQDRILLSDAKSQFEKDILNYAEPSTTDDIVDLESKHSFPASDPGSVPGEEEPTTRPVHINSGAPISASKPVHVHTPAGVDYTLDHGAVTLAAITSCTNTSNPSVMIAAGLVARKALEKGLKQKPWVKTTLGPGSKVVTDYYEKSGLDKDLEGLGFYTVGYGCTICIGNSGPLIEEVSAAINENDLAVTAVLSGNRNFEGRISPDVKMNYLASPPLVIAYALAGSMNFDFEVDALGKDHDGNDVFLKDIWPAPEEVQAIVDSSISREQFIKQYATVFDGDDRWRNLPTPTGPIFEWDADSTYVRKAPYFDGMTMELTPVSDITGARVMAALGDSVTTDHISPAGNIKAGTPAAQYLTEHGVGQRDFNSYGSRRGNHEVMIRGTFANIRLKNELVRAVNDGQVVEGGFTRDFTQPEGPQSYIYDACQNYQAEGTPLVVFGGKEYGSGSSRDWAAKGTSLLGVKAVITESFERIHRSNLIGMGVVPLQFPAGESWASLGLDGTEIISIEGLTQLNEGITPKTVRVTAVPSEHSPAGKQPIEFDAVVRIDTPGEADYYRNGGILQYVLRSLV; encoded by the coding sequence GTGTCCACGGTGAACAGCTTTGGTGCCAAGAGCACCCTGAAGGTCGGCAGTACCGACTATGAGATCTTCCGTTTGGACGCGGTGGAGGGCTACGACAAGCTGCCCTTCAGCCTCAAGGTCCTGCTGGAGAACCTTCTCCGCACCGAAGACGGTGCGAACGTGACGAAGGCCCAGATCGAGGCCCTCGGTTCCTGGGATGCTGCGGCAGAGCCCGACACCGAGATCCAGTTCACGCCCGCCCGTGTGGTCATGCAGGACTTCACCGGTGTGCCCTGCATCGTCGACCTCGCCACGATGCGCGAGGCGGTGACCGCTCTCGGCGGCGACCCGAAGCGAATCAATCCGCTCTCGCCCGCTGAGATGGTCATCGACCACTCGGTCATCGCCGACCTCTTCGGCACCGAGAACGCTCTCGAGCGCAACGTCGAGATCGAGTACGAGCGCAACGGTGAGCGCTACCAGTTCCTCCGCTGGGGCCAGACGGCATTCGACGACTTCAAGGTCGTTCCCCCTGGCACCGGAATCGTGCACCAGGTCAACATCGAGCACCTGGCGAAGGTCATCTACGACCGCACCAACGGCGGCGTCCTGCAGGCCTACCCCGACACCTGCGTCGGCACGGACTCGCACACCACCATGGTCAACGGCCTGGGCGTGCTCGGCTGGGGCGTCGGCGGTATCGAGGCAGAGGCAGCCATGCTCGGCCAGCCCGTCTCGATGCTCATTCCGCGCGTTGTCGGCTTCAAGCTGACGGGCGAGATCCCGGCGGGCGTCACCGCGACCGACGTCGTCCTGACGATCACCGACATGCTGCGTCAGCACGGTGTGGTCGGCAAGTTCGTCGAGTTCTACGGCGCCGGTGTCGGCTCCGTGCCGCTCGCGAACCGCGCCACGATCGGCAACATGAGCCCCGAGTTCGGCTCGACGGCTGCGATGTTCCCCGTCGATGACGTCACCCTCGACTACCTGCGCCTCACGGGCCGCAGCGAAGAGACCGTCGCGCTCGTCGAGGCCTACGCCAAGACGCAGTCGCTCTGGCACGACCCGTCGAAGGAGGCCGTGTACAGCGAGTACATGGAGCTCGACCTCGGCACCGTCGTTCCCTCGATCGCCGGCCCGAAGCGTCCGCAGGACCGCATCCTCCTCTCCGACGCCAAGTCGCAGTTCGAGAAGGACATCCTCAACTACGCCGAGCCGTCGACCACCGACGACATCGTCGACCTCGAGTCGAAGCACTCCTTCCCGGCCTCCGACCCCGGTTCGGTTCCCGGTGAGGAAGAGCCGACGACGCGTCCCGTGCACATCAACAGCGGCGCGCCGATCTCGGCATCCAAGCCGGTGCACGTGCACACGCCTGCCGGTGTCGACTACACGCTCGACCACGGTGCGGTCACGCTCGCAGCCATCACCTCCTGCACCAACACCTCGAACCCGTCGGTCATGATCGCCGCTGGCCTCGTGGCACGCAAGGCGCTGGAGAAGGGCCTGAAGCAGAAGCCGTGGGTCAAGACCACGCTCGGCCCGGGCTCGAAGGTCGTCACCGATTACTACGAGAAGTCCGGTCTCGACAAGGACCTCGAGGGTCTCGGCTTCTACACGGTCGGCTACGGCTGCACGATCTGCATCGGCAACTCCGGACCGCTGATCGAAGAGGTCTCGGCCGCGATCAACGAGAACGACCTCGCCGTGACGGCAGTCCTCTCGGGTAACCGCAACTTCGAGGGTCGCATCAGCCCCGACGTGAAGATGAACTACCTGGCCAGCCCGCCGCTGGTCATCGCCTACGCGCTTGCCGGCTCGATGAACTTCGACTTCGAGGTCGACGCGCTGGGTAAGGATCACGACGGCAACGATGTCTTCCTCAAGGACATCTGGCCCGCGCCGGAAGAGGTGCAGGCGATCGTCGACTCCTCGATCTCGCGCGAGCAGTTCATCAAGCAGTACGCCACCGTCTTCGACGGTGACGACCGCTGGCGCAACCTGCCCACGCCGACCGGCCCGATCTTCGAATGGGATGCGGACTCGACGTACGTGCGCAAGGCACCGTACTTCGACGGCATGACCATGGAGCTCACCCCGGTCTCCGACATCACGGGTGCGCGCGTCATGGCGGCACTGGGTGACTCGGTCACGACCGACCACATCAGCCCTGCCGGAAACATCAAGGCGGGCACCCCGGCGGCGCAGTACCTCACCGAGCACGGTGTCGGACAGCGTGACTTCAACTCCTACGGCTCGCGTCGTGGAAACCACGAGGTCATGATTCGCGGCACGTTCGCGAACATCCGTCTCAAGAACGAGCTCGTCCGTGCCGTCAACGACGGCCAGGTCGTCGAGGGTGGCTTCACCCGCGACTTCACGCAGCCCGAGGGCCCGCAGTCGTACATCTACGACGCCTGCCAGAACTACCAGGCCGAGGGCACCCCGCTCGTCGTCTTCGGTGGCAAGGAGTACGGCTCCGGCTCGTCGCGTGACTGGGCAGCCAAGGGCACGAGCCTGCTGGGTGTCAAGGCCGTCATCACCGAGAGCTTCGAGCGTATTCACCGCTCGAACCTCATCGGAATGGGTGTCGTCCCGCTGCAGTTCCCCGCAGGCGAGAGCTGGGCATCGCTCGGCCTCGACGGCACCGAGATCATCTCGATCGAGGGTCTGACGCAGCTGAACGAGGGCATCACACCGAAGACGGTTCGGGTCACCGCTGTTCCGAGCGAGCACTCGCCGGCCGGCAAGCAGCCCATCGAGTTCGACGCCGTGGTTCGCATCGACACCCCCGGTGAGGCGGACTACTACCGCAACGGCGGCATCCTGCAGTACGTGCTGCGCTCGCTCGTCTGA
- the dut gene encoding dUTP diphosphatase has protein sequence MTEIVDVPIIAPVVPAYAHEGDAGADLVAAEALVLQPGERALVGTGVRIQLPLGYAAFVVPRSGLATRHGITIVNSPGTVDAGYRGEIKVTLLNTDLREPYEIAVGDRIAQLIVMPVTRARFLPVDSLDDSDRGAGGFGSTGYQHQSTAAVAADAER, from the coding sequence GTGACCGAAATCGTCGATGTTCCTATTATCGCGCCCGTCGTGCCCGCGTATGCCCACGAGGGTGACGCCGGAGCCGACCTCGTCGCCGCGGAAGCCCTCGTGCTTCAGCCCGGTGAGCGCGCTCTCGTCGGAACCGGTGTGCGCATCCAGCTCCCGCTCGGCTACGCCGCATTCGTCGTTCCGCGCAGCGGTCTGGCGACGAGACACGGCATCACGATCGTCAACTCGCCCGGCACCGTCGACGCCGGCTACCGCGGCGAGATCAAGGTGACCCTGCTCAACACCGACCTGCGTGAGCCATACGAGATCGCTGTCGGCGATCGGATCGCCCAGCTCATCGTCATGCCGGTCACGCGGGCACGTTTCCTCCCGGTCGATTCGCTCGACGACAGCGACCGGGGTGCCGGCGGATTCGGTTCCACCGGCTATCAGCACCAGAGCACAGCCGCAGTCGCGGCGGATGCGGAGAGATGA
- a CDS encoding DNA gyrase/topoisomerase IV subunit A — MPRTPAPEPVDERIQDIDLSTEMQGSFLEYAYSVIYSRALPDARDGLKPVQRRILFQMAEMGLRPDKGHVKSARVVGEVMGKLHPHGDSAIYDALVRLSQDFALRVPLVDGHGNFGSLDDGPAASRYTEARLAASALALTESLDEDVVDFIPNYDGQFQQPAVLPAAFPNLLVNGASGIAVGMATNMAPHNLIEVVAAAIHLLENPDATTEELMEFVPGPDFPSGGILMGLDGVKDAYANGRGALKVRGKVSVEPLGPRRTGIVVTELPYNVGPERLIEKIRDAVQAKKLQGISDVTDLTDRHHGLRIQIGIKTGFDANAVLEQLYRLTPLEDSFSINNVALVEGQPRTLGLRDLLAVYIKHRLEVITRRSRYRLARREERLHLVEGLLLAILDIDEVIQLIRSSDDSEQARTRLREVFELSEVQAEYILELRLRRLTKFSRIELEAERDKLQAEIAALKELLGSDALLRAQVATELDAAAEAYGTPRRTLLLNAAPPKPRATKGAVDLQIADTPTVVVLSTTGRAVRVDLADGQELTAAGRRSKHDAVLSTLETTTRSEIGAVTSAGRVLRFSPVDLPSVPPASVHLAAGVALRDYIGLLDKSERIIALMRFDDETPLALGTRSGIVKRIVPSTLPSNKAELEIIGMKPGDVVVGAGSAPDDAELVFVTSDAQLLHFAASAVRPQGAPAGGMAGVKLAAKAEVITFSVVTDADQAVVVTISGADDVLLGADAGRAKVSEFAEFPGKGRATGGVRAHALLKGETGLRLAWVGQSPALAVGSDGAARALPESGAKRDASGQALDAVIGSIGRTII, encoded by the coding sequence ATGCCCCGCACCCCCGCACCCGAACCGGTTGACGAGCGCATTCAAGACATCGACCTGTCGACCGAGATGCAGGGCTCGTTCCTTGAGTACGCGTACTCGGTCATCTACTCGCGGGCGCTGCCCGATGCCCGCGACGGGCTCAAGCCGGTGCAGCGTCGCATCCTGTTCCAGATGGCGGAGATGGGTCTGCGACCCGACAAGGGCCACGTGAAGAGCGCCCGCGTCGTCGGTGAGGTCATGGGAAAGCTGCACCCGCACGGCGACTCCGCGATCTACGACGCACTGGTGCGCCTGTCGCAGGACTTCGCGCTGCGTGTCCCCCTCGTCGACGGACACGGAAACTTCGGTTCACTCGATGACGGCCCAGCCGCCTCCCGCTACACCGAGGCGCGCCTCGCCGCCTCCGCTCTCGCGCTCACCGAGAGCCTCGACGAAGACGTCGTCGACTTCATCCCCAACTACGACGGTCAGTTCCAGCAGCCCGCTGTTCTCCCCGCCGCCTTCCCGAACCTCCTCGTCAACGGCGCCAGCGGAATCGCCGTCGGCATGGCGACCAACATGGCACCGCACAACCTCATCGAGGTCGTCGCCGCCGCCATTCATCTGCTCGAGAACCCGGATGCCACGACGGAAGAGCTCATGGAGTTCGTGCCCGGCCCGGACTTCCCCTCCGGCGGCATCCTGATGGGTCTCGACGGCGTCAAAGACGCGTACGCCAACGGACGCGGGGCGCTCAAGGTGCGCGGCAAGGTCTCTGTCGAACCGCTCGGACCGCGCCGCACCGGCATCGTCGTCACCGAGCTGCCGTACAACGTCGGCCCCGAGCGTCTGATCGAGAAGATCCGCGATGCCGTGCAGGCGAAGAAGTTGCAGGGCATCAGCGATGTCACCGATCTGACCGACCGTCACCACGGACTGCGCATTCAGATCGGCATCAAGACCGGCTTCGATGCCAATGCCGTCCTGGAGCAGCTCTACCGGCTCACGCCGTTGGAGGACTCCTTCAGCATCAACAACGTCGCGCTCGTCGAAGGGCAGCCGCGCACGCTCGGACTGCGCGATCTGCTCGCGGTGTACATCAAGCACCGTCTCGAGGTCATCACCCGCCGCAGCCGCTACCGTCTGGCACGACGCGAAGAACGATTGCACCTCGTCGAAGGTCTCCTGCTCGCGATCCTCGACATCGACGAGGTCATCCAGCTCATCCGCTCCTCCGATGATTCGGAGCAGGCCCGCACCCGGCTGCGCGAGGTCTTCGAGCTCAGTGAGGTGCAGGCGGAGTACATCCTCGAACTGCGTCTGCGACGCCTGACGAAGTTCTCCCGTATCGAGCTCGAGGCTGAGCGCGACAAGCTGCAGGCCGAGATCGCCGCCCTGAAGGAGCTTCTCGGCAGCGACGCGCTGCTGCGCGCGCAGGTCGCCACCGAACTCGACGCCGCGGCGGAGGCCTACGGGACCCCCCGCCGCACGCTTCTGCTGAACGCTGCGCCTCCAAAGCCGCGCGCGACGAAGGGCGCCGTCGATCTGCAGATCGCCGACACCCCCACGGTCGTCGTGCTCTCCACGACGGGTCGCGCAGTGCGCGTCGACCTCGCCGATGGCCAGGAGCTCACTGCGGCAGGTCGGCGCAGCAAGCACGACGCCGTGCTCTCGACGCTCGAGACCACGACCCGCAGCGAGATCGGTGCCGTCACCTCCGCGGGTCGTGTGCTGCGCTTCTCCCCTGTCGACCTGCCCTCCGTGCCGCCCGCGTCGGTGCATCTCGCCGCCGGCGTCGCGTTGCGTGACTACATCGGGCTGCTCGACAAGAGCGAGCGGATCATCGCGCTCATGCGCTTCGATGACGAGACTCCGCTCGCTCTCGGTACGCGTAGCGGCATCGTCAAGCGCATCGTGCCGTCGACGCTTCCGAGCAACAAGGCCGAGCTCGAGATCATCGGCATGAAGCCCGGCGACGTCGTCGTCGGCGCCGGATCCGCTCCGGACGATGCGGAGCTCGTCTTCGTCACCTCGGACGCGCAGCTCCTGCACTTCGCGGCATCCGCCGTCCGGCCGCAGGGCGCGCCCGCGGGTGGCATGGCGGGCGTCAAGCTCGCTGCGAAAGCCGAGGTCATCACGTTCTCGGTCGTCACCGACGCCGATCAGGCCGTTGTCGTCACGATCTCCGGTGCCGACGATGTGCTGCTGGGCGCGGATGCCGGACGAGCGAAAGTCTCCGAGTTCGCAGAGTTCCCGGGCAAGGGACGCGCCACCGGCGGCGTCCGCGCCCATGCTCTCCTCAAGGGCGAAACGGGTCTGCGTCTCGCCTGGGTCGGGCAGTCCCCTGCCCTCGCGGTCGGCAGCGACGGCGCCGCACGTGCGCTACCCGAGTCGGGAGCCAAGCGCGACGCCTCCGGTCAGGCGCTCGACGCGGTGATCGGATCCATCGGACGCACGATCATCTGA